From the genome of Streptacidiphilus sp. PB12-B1b:
GAGGTGATCAAGCAGCAGGTCGAGGAGTGGCGCCCGGCGCTGCGCCGCTACGGCCGCACCCTCTACCTGGAGGGGCCGCCCGGCATCCAGGCCATCGGCACCCCGGGCGCGGTCGCCCAGGTGCTGGCGGCGCTGATCGAGAACTCGCTGATGCACGGGGACGGCTCGGTCACCATCCGCACCCGGGTGCGCGGCAGCTCGGCGGTGCTGGAGGTGCAGGACGAGGGCGTGGGCGTCCCCAGTGAGCTGGGCGCGCGGGTCTTCGAGCGCGCCGTCAGCGGCCACAACTCGACCGGCATCGGCCTGGCCGTCGCCCGCGACCTGGCCGAGGCGGACGGCGGCCGACTGGACCTGCTGTCCCAGCGGCCGCCGGTGTTCGCGTTGTTCCTCGGCCGCCAGGTCGAGGACTGAGCGGCACAGCCTCGGCCGCCAGGTCGGGGACTGAGCGGCACAGCCTCGGCCGCCAGGTCGGGGACTGAGCCCGGCTCCCGGGGGCGCCTCGCCCGTCAGGCCCGGCGCCCGGGGGCGCCTCGCTCGTCAGGCCCGGGGGTGCCGAACTGCTCGGCCGGGGCGGCCTGCGCGGCGGGCGCGGCCGCGGGGGCGGGCGCCTGCTCGGCCAGGATCTGCTCCGCCTGGGTGACGGAGCCCGCGCCGGTGAAGACGAAGGTGCGGTACGCCCAGAAGCGGAACAGCGTGGCCACGCCGATGCCGATCATGGTGAACAGCAGCGCCAGCGACTTCTGGTGCAGGTCCAGGCCGTAGGTGAGGGCGTAGAGCACGGCGTTCTGGATCACCAGGCCGAAACCGCTGAAGATCAGGAACAGGGTGATCTCGCGGGCCCGGGTCTGCGCGTCGGCGTCGCGGTACACCCAGTACCGGTAGCCGATGTAGTTGGTCCCGATGGCGATCAGCGTGGCGATGATGTTGGCCCGCACGGTCGCGCCCGGCATGACGTCCAGCAGCACGGTGAGCGCGAGCATCTGGATGACCACGCCGACTATCCCGACGACACCGAACTTCGCCATCTCGTTCGCCAGGCGGCGGAGGATGCCGGGTGCGGGTGCCGACTCGTTGGGGCTCATGTGGGTCCGTCTCTTCGGTGGCTCTGGGAGCGCTGGACATGCTAGCCCCGTACCTACCGCCGCGCGGGGCCGAGGCGTGCACATCTCATGTGACTCTCAAGCAAGCCATAGGTCGTACGCCCCGCTACCTCGTCAGCGTAGTCGGAGCCGGGGCGGCCCACCCACCCGAAGCATCCGCCCGGTGCCGGGGCTTCACCGCCGCCCTTACCTTGCGGGGCCGTGCGGGCAGCGGCTGGCCTGCGGGAATCCGCCGCCCGGGAGCCGGATATCCTGCAGGTGTGACTTTTCCAGCGGTCGGCATCATCGGAGGCGGGCAGCTCGCCCGTATGGCCCATCAGGCGGCGATCCCGCTCGGCATCAGGACGCGGCTCCTGGCGGACACCCCGCAGGACTCCGCCTCCCTGGTCGTCGGTGACGTGGTCCTCGGCGACTACCGGGATCTGGACACCCTGCGCCGGTTCGCGGCTGGGTGCGACGTGGTCACCTTCGACCACGAGCACGTCCCCACCGAGCACCTGCGGACGCTCCAGGCCGAGGGCGTCGTCGTCCGCCCCGGCCCGGACGCGCTGGTGTTCGCGCAGGACAAGGGGCTGATGCGGGCCAAGCTCGACTCGCTCGGCGTG
Proteins encoded in this window:
- a CDS encoding GtrA family protein, with protein sequence MSPNESAPAPGILRRLANEMAKFGVVGIVGVVIQMLALTVLLDVMPGATVRANIIATLIAIGTNYIGYRYWVYRDADAQTRAREITLFLIFSGFGLVIQNAVLYALTYGLDLHQKSLALLFTMIGIGVATLFRFWAYRTFVFTGAGSVTQAEQILAEQAPAPAAAPAAQAAPAEQFGTPGPDERGAPGRRA